From Strix uralensis isolate ZFMK-TIS-50842 chromosome 1, bStrUra1, whole genome shotgun sequence, a single genomic window includes:
- the RBM24 gene encoding RNA-binding protein 24 isoform X1, with product MHTTQKDTTYTKIFVGGLPYHTTDSSLRKYFEVFGDIEEAVVITDRQTGKSRGYGFVTMADRAAAERACKDPNPIIDGRKANVNLAYLGAKPRIMQPGFAFGVQQLHPALIQRPFGIPAHYVYPQAFVQPGVVIPHVQPAAAAASTTPYIDYTGAAYAQYSAAAAAYEQYPYAASPAAAAGYVAAGGYGYAVQQPITAAAPGTAAAAAAAFGQYQPQQLQTDRMQ from the exons ATGCACACGACGCAGAAGGACACCACTTACACCAAGATCTTCGTCGGGGGCTTGCCCTACCACACCACCGACTCCAGCCTGCGCAAGTACTTCGAGGTCTTCGGGGACATCGAGGAGGCGGTGGTCATCACCGACCGGCAGACGGGCAAGTCCCGGGGATACGGCTTT GTCACCATGGCTGACAGAGCTGCGGCTGAAAGGGCTTGTAAGGACCCCAACCCCATCATCGACGGCAGGAAAGCCAACGTGAACCTGGCCTACCTGGGCGCCAAGCCGCGGATAATGCAGCCAG GTTTTGCCTTTGGTGTCCAGCAGCTTCATCCGGCTCTCATACAGAGGCCTTTTGG GATACCTGCTCACTATGTCTATCCACAGGCTTTTGTGCAGCCCGGAGTGGTAATCCCCCACGTTCAGCCCGCAGCAGCCGCTGCTTCCACTACGCCCTACATCGATTACACCGGAGCTGCGTACGCCCAGTACTCGGCTGCCGCAGCCGCCTATGAGCAGTACCCGTACGCCGCCTCgccggctgctgctgccgggTACGTGGCGGCGGGGGGCTACGGCTACGCCGTGCAGCAGCCCATCACCGCAGCAGCACCTGGGACGGCCGCCGCAGCCGCTGCCGCATTTGGCCAGTACCAGCCCCAACAGCTGCAGACAGACCGTATGCAATAG
- the RBM24 gene encoding RNA-binding protein 24 isoform X2: MHTTQKDTTYTKIFVGGLPYHTTDSSLRKYFEVFGDIEEAVVITDRQTGKSRGYGFVTMADRAAAERACKDPNPIIDGRKANVNLAYLGAKPRIMQPGFAFGVQQLHPALIQRPFGNKQAGTKQDISGLIIKQDTCSLCLSTGFCAARSGNPPRSARSSRCFHYALHRLHRSCVRPVLGCRSRL; the protein is encoded by the exons ATGCACACGACGCAGAAGGACACCACTTACACCAAGATCTTCGTCGGGGGCTTGCCCTACCACACCACCGACTCCAGCCTGCGCAAGTACTTCGAGGTCTTCGGGGACATCGAGGAGGCGGTGGTCATCACCGACCGGCAGACGGGCAAGTCCCGGGGATACGGCTTT GTCACCATGGCTGACAGAGCTGCGGCTGAAAGGGCTTGTAAGGACCCCAACCCCATCATCGACGGCAGGAAAGCCAACGTGAACCTGGCCTACCTGGGCGCCAAGCCGCGGATAATGCAGCCAG GTTTTGCCTTTGGTGTCCAGCAGCTTCATCCGGCTCTCATACAGAGGCCTTTTGG AAATAAACAAGCTGGCACAAAACAGGACATCAGTGGCCTGATAATCAAACAG GATACCTGCTCACTATGTCTATCCACAGGCTTTTGTGCAGCCCGGAGTGGTAATCCCCCACGTTCAGCCCGCAGCAGCCGCTGCTTCCACTACGCCCTACATCGATTACACCGGAGCTGCGTACGCCCAGTACTCGGCTGCCGCAGCCGCCTATGA
- the RBM24 gene encoding RNA-binding protein 24 isoform X3, translating to MADRAAAERACKDPNPIIDGRKANVNLAYLGAKPRIMQPGFAFGVQQLHPALIQRPFGIPAHYVYPQAFVQPGVVIPHVQPAAAAASTTPYIDYTGAAYAQYSAAAAAYEQYPYAASPAAAAGYVAAGGYGYAVQQPITAAAPGTAAAAAAAFGQYQPQQLQTDRMQ from the exons ATGGCTGACAGAGCTGCGGCTGAAAGGGCTTGTAAGGACCCCAACCCCATCATCGACGGCAGGAAAGCCAACGTGAACCTGGCCTACCTGGGCGCCAAGCCGCGGATAATGCAGCCAG GTTTTGCCTTTGGTGTCCAGCAGCTTCATCCGGCTCTCATACAGAGGCCTTTTGG GATACCTGCTCACTATGTCTATCCACAGGCTTTTGTGCAGCCCGGAGTGGTAATCCCCCACGTTCAGCCCGCAGCAGCCGCTGCTTCCACTACGCCCTACATCGATTACACCGGAGCTGCGTACGCCCAGTACTCGGCTGCCGCAGCCGCCTATGAGCAGTACCCGTACGCCGCCTCgccggctgctgctgccgggTACGTGGCGGCGGGGGGCTACGGCTACGCCGTGCAGCAGCCCATCACCGCAGCAGCACCTGGGACGGCCGCCGCAGCCGCTGCCGCATTTGGCCAGTACCAGCCCCAACAGCTGCAGACAGACCGTATGCAATAG